A window of Candidatus Kryptonium sp. contains these coding sequences:
- a CDS encoding type III pantothenate kinase produces MLLTIDIGNTNIKIGVYQGERLTAHWRVTTERHRL; encoded by the coding sequence ATGCTGCTAACTATTGATATCGGCAACACGAACATCAAAATCGGCGTCTATCAGGGAGAACGTCTCACAGCGCACTGGCGCGTCACGACCGAACGCCACCGGCTC